From a region of the Campylobacter sp. genome:
- a CDS encoding glycosyltransferase produces MKKILVVDWLDKYAGSERVINSLHKIFKFDECYTLVNIMCKEDLDKIFNGNIPKINHTLLNLFGKRFRYFLPLFPYFIKSIKLPQDTKLVISSSHAISKYVTSQGALHISYFQARNLKYIWEERNLYFTGIKRIFKFIIPYLQKFDIEASKKPDFIISNSKFVQSWVKSRYGRDSVVIYPPVDIDSFGLETKKESYYVSVGRLEPYKRFDIIVKAFNVLKDKRLIIVGDGSQREYLKNLSNSNIEFVGFLDKIAISNYVSRAKAFVFMAEEDFGIAPVEAQACGTPVICLGRGGAKETIVDMQTGVYFYNQNVHELIDAINKFEINIDKFDPIAIRKNALKFSKERFEAEIKSYVEKKYEEFKDGLND; encoded by the coding sequence ATGAAAAAAATTTTAGTTGTTGATTGGCTGGATAAATATGCAGGCTCGGAACGCGTCATTAATTCTTTGCATAAAATATTTAAATTTGATGAATGCTACACTCTTGTGAATATAATGTGCAAAGAGGATCTTGATAAAATATTTAATGGAAATATCCCTAAAATCAATCATACTTTATTAAATTTATTTGGTAAGAGATTTAGATATTTTTTACCTTTGTTTCCATATTTTATAAAGAGCATAAAATTGCCACAAGATACTAAATTGGTAATTAGCTCTTCGCATGCTATTTCAAAATATGTAACATCCCAAGGTGCTTTACATATATCTTATTTTCAAGCTAGAAATTTGAAATATATATGGGAAGAACGAAATTTATACTTTACCGGAATAAAGAGAATATTTAAATTTATAATACCGTATTTGCAAAAATTTGATATAGAGGCATCAAAAAAACCTGATTTTATAATATCGAACTCAAAGTTTGTTCAGTCTTGGGTTAAGAGTAGGTATGGGAGAGATTCTGTAGTAATTTATCCGCCAGTTGATATTGATAGTTTTGGATTAGAAACAAAAAAGGAGTCGTATTATGTCAGTGTTGGTAGGTTGGAACCATATAAAAGATTTGATATAATTGTGAAGGCCTTTAATGTGTTAAAAGATAAAAGACTAATAATAGTTGGCGATGGTAGCCAAAGAGAGTATTTGAAAAACTTATCTAATAGTAATATTGAATTTGTAGGTTTTTTGGACAAAATTGCTATCAGCAATTATGTGAGTAGAGCAAAAGCTTTTGTTTTTATGGCAGAAGAAGATTTTGGTATAGCACCAGTTGAGGCGCAGGCTTGTGGCACACCTGTGATTTGCTTGGGAAGAGGCGGCGCAAAAGAGACTATTGTAGACATGCAAACAGGCGTTTATTTTTATAATCAAAATGTGCATGAGCTTATAGATGCAATTAATAAATTTGAAATAAATATAGATAAATTTGATCCTATAGCCATCAGAAAAAATGCTCTAAAATTTTCAAAAGAGAGATTTGAGGCCGAGATCAAAAGCTACGTCGAGAAAAAATATGAGGAATTTAAGGACGGCCTAAATGACTAA